From Cydia pomonella isolate Wapato2018A chromosome 26, ilCydPomo1, whole genome shotgun sequence, one genomic window encodes:
- the LOC133532018 gene encoding putative zinc finger protein 702, with amino-acid sequence MEYDFPKEGACEPIKMKDCWVRLERLQSTEDQSLRQVDDDDDAGSLTDFTLSVENTARKRRKQKEYSCLICKRVFLTKYNLKHHEYVHTGEKPYSCIICKKTFSFLGNLKVHEYTHTGEKRYSCEICKKKFVHASSLNAHSKIHTNVRAYNCELCQKKFKTLGALKRHKRIHLGLNLIRARCVKELY; translated from the exons ATGGAATACGATTTTCCTAAGGAAGGAGCTTG tgaACCCATCAAAATGAAGGACTGCTGGGTGCGGCTTGAACGTTTACAGAGTACCGAGGACCAAAGCCTAAGACaagttgatgatgatgatgatgcag GATCACTGACTGACTTCACGCTGTCCGTCGAAAATACCGCGAGAAAACGTCGAAAGCAGAAGGAATACTCGTGCTTAATATGCAAAAGAGTGTttcttacaaaatataatttaaaacatcATGAATACGTTCACACCGGGGAAAAACCTTACTCGTGCATTATTTGTAAGAAAACATTTTCGTTTTTAGGTAATTTAAAGGTACATGAATACACCCATACTGGTGAGAAACGCTACTCCTGCGAAATATGTAAGAAGAAGTTTGTACACGCAAGCTCCTTGAATGCACATAGTAAAATTCATACAAATGTGAGGGCTTATAATTGTGAATTATGTCAGAAAAAGTTTAAAACCTTAGGCGCTTTGAAGAGACATAAACGTATACACTTGGGATTAAACCTGATTCGTGCACGTTGTGTAAAAGAATTATActaa